The following proteins are encoded in a genomic region of Vibrio taketomensis:
- a CDS encoding DUF3012 domain-containing protein — MHKLLLSLVFSLFLIGCTEVGSEEWCQDMKEKPKGDWTANEAADFTKHCIF, encoded by the coding sequence ATGCACAAGTTACTGTTATCATTAGTTTTTAGCTTATTTCTAATCGGGTGCACTGAAGTAGGTAGTGAAGAGTGGTGCCAAGATATGAAGGAGAAACCAAAAGGCGATTGGACAGCCAATGAAGCAGCGGATTTTACCAAACACTGCATTTTCTAA
- the rbsD gene encoding D-ribose pyranase, with protein sequence MKKTTLLNAEISYLVATLGHTDEITICDAGLPIPDQVTRIDLALTHGVPSFIDTVRVILSESQIEGVVIAEEFAQVNPEHHQALLNELELDQQRTQKPVQIQYISHEEFKTRTHQSKAVVRTGECTPYANVIFQAGVVF encoded by the coding sequence ATGAAAAAAACGACCCTACTAAACGCTGAAATCTCGTATTTGGTAGCCACGCTTGGCCATACCGATGAAATCACAATCTGTGATGCAGGTTTACCGATTCCAGACCAAGTGACGCGGATTGATTTGGCACTCACTCATGGTGTGCCGAGCTTCATCGATACCGTGCGAGTGATATTGAGCGAATCGCAAATTGAAGGTGTGGTGATCGCTGAAGAATTTGCTCAAGTAAACCCGGAACATCATCAAGCGCTACTTAATGAGTTGGAGTTAGATCAACAACGCACGCAAAAGCCAGTTCAGATCCAATACATTTCCCATGAAGAATTTAAAACACGCACGCACCAAAGCAAAGCGGTAGTGCGCACGGGTGAATGTACACCATATGCAAACGTAATTTTCCAAGCTGGCGTGGTGTTTTAG
- a CDS encoding substrate-binding domain-containing protein encodes MATMKDIAKLAGVSTSTVSHVINQSRYVSEEISERVNRAAQVLNYSPSALARSLKMNRTKTLGMLLTTSDNPFYGEVVKGVERCCYQKGYNLILCNTEGDNQRMKASIHTLLQKRVDGMILMCSSLEGERIDEFEKYPDVPVVVMDWGPMLFASDKIQDNSLQGGYMAVKYLIDCGHKKIGCITGPLNRHQAQMRYEGFKRAMRESDLLLNSDWIVESNFECDGGYQAFNQMYGKGELPSALFVCNDMMAIGVLNAAYEKGLKVPDDFSIIGYDDIHMAQYMTPPLTTIHQPKYRLGQAAVETLLAKLEQTEQDHQVVQLEPTLVTRASVQSMN; translated from the coding sequence ATGGCTACAATGAAAGATATTGCCAAATTGGCGGGAGTGTCTACCTCCACGGTGAGCCATGTTATCAACCAATCCCGGTATGTGAGTGAAGAGATTTCTGAGCGGGTGAATCGTGCCGCTCAGGTGCTTAACTATTCCCCTTCAGCGTTGGCACGCAGCCTAAAAATGAACCGAACCAAAACCTTGGGTATGTTGTTGACGACGTCCGACAACCCGTTTTACGGTGAGGTAGTAAAAGGGGTTGAGCGTTGTTGCTATCAAAAAGGTTACAACCTGATTTTGTGCAATACCGAAGGGGACAACCAACGGATGAAAGCCTCTATCCATACGCTACTGCAAAAGCGAGTGGATGGTATGATTTTGATGTGTTCATCGCTTGAAGGTGAGCGCATTGACGAGTTTGAAAAATACCCAGATGTCCCAGTTGTCGTTATGGACTGGGGACCAATGCTCTTCGCGAGCGATAAAATCCAAGATAACTCGTTGCAAGGTGGTTACATGGCGGTCAAATACTTGATCGATTGTGGCCATAAAAAAATAGGCTGCATCACAGGCCCACTTAATCGTCATCAGGCGCAAATGCGTTACGAAGGTTTTAAAAGGGCAATGAGGGAGTCTGATTTACTCCTTAATTCAGATTGGATTGTCGAGTCGAACTTTGAGTGTGATGGCGGGTATCAAGCCTTCAACCAAATGTATGGCAAAGGTGAATTACCTAGTGCGTTGTTTGTATGTAACGACATGATGGCCATTGGTGTGCTTAATGCGGCATATGAGAAAGGATTGAAAGTTCCAGACGATTTTTCGATTATTGGTTACGATGACATTCATATGGCTCAATATATGACACCGCCACTCACGACTATCCATCAGCCGAAATATCGTTTAGGCCAAGCCGCTGTTGAAACTCTTTTGGCAAAACTTGAGCAGACTGAGCAGGATCATCAAGTGGTGCAATTAGAGCCGACTCTTGTGACGCGTGCGAGCGTACAATCGATGAATTAA
- the rbsK gene encoding ribokinase, giving the protein MNKLVVLGSVNADHVLQVPSFPRPGETLHGRNYQVIPGGKGANQAVAAARLKADIGFIACVGDDAFGINIREHFKVDGMDISAVKMQHNCPTGIAMIQVSDSGENSICISAEANARLTAEAIEDDLARIEQAEYLLMQLETPMCGIEKAAQVAKAAGTKVILNPAPARPLSDALLNHIDIITPNETEAEVLTGIAITDEASAQQAAAVLHQKGIATVMITLGAKGVWLSQNGQGQIIAGFRVEATDTTAAGDTFNGAFVTGLLEEMPIESAVKFAHAAAAISVTRFGAQTSIPHRAEVEEFLATQQ; this is encoded by the coding sequence ATGAATAAGTTAGTGGTTTTAGGTAGTGTTAACGCTGACCATGTTCTTCAAGTGCCATCATTTCCTCGCCCAGGCGAGACGTTGCACGGCCGAAATTATCAAGTCATTCCGGGAGGTAAAGGTGCTAACCAAGCGGTTGCCGCTGCACGTTTAAAAGCGGATATTGGTTTTATTGCGTGTGTGGGTGATGATGCGTTTGGTATCAATATCCGTGAGCACTTCAAAGTGGATGGTATGGATATCTCAGCTGTGAAAATGCAGCATAATTGCCCAACTGGGATTGCGATGATTCAAGTCTCAGATAGCGGTGAAAACAGCATTTGTATCTCTGCCGAAGCAAATGCCCGCCTAACAGCAGAGGCGATTGAAGACGACTTAGCGCGTATTGAGCAAGCGGAATACTTGCTAATGCAACTAGAAACACCAATGTGTGGCATTGAAAAAGCGGCACAAGTGGCGAAAGCGGCAGGTACGAAAGTGATTCTTAACCCGGCTCCGGCACGTCCATTGTCTGATGCACTACTTAACCATATTGATATCATTACTCCGAATGAAACCGAGGCGGAAGTGCTGACAGGTATTGCCATTACGGATGAAGCTTCAGCGCAGCAAGCAGCGGCAGTATTGCATCAAAAAGGAATTGCAACAGTGATGATAACGCTGGGTGCGAAAGGGGTTTGGTTGAGTCAAAACGGTCAAGGTCAAATCATTGCCGGTTTCCGCGTTGAAGCGACGGATACCACAGCAGCAGGTGATACGTTCAATGGTGCATTTGTCACTGGTTTGCTTGAAGAAATGCCGATAGAATCTGCAGTTAAGTTTGCTCACGCTGCCGCAGCAATTAGCGTAACGCGTTTTGGAGCGCAAACTTCGATTCCTCACCGCGCAGAAGTTGAGGAGTTTCTCGCCACGCAGCAGTAA
- a CDS encoding aldose 1-epimerase family protein — protein MMITIPLYKAQFNHEKRIVAHSAHFEINGFKYNSGVEALEIKNSKGRLVILPFMGQMIWDAEFLDTDLCMKNMFREPKPAKSIIETYGCFAFHAGMIRMGCPTPQDDHVLHGEMPCANMDSAWLEIEDDAVTIKGSYEYVMGFGDHYLAKPAVRLEKDASLFDISMTVKNLASVAMPLQYMCHINAAYVDNAVMTQNLPNRTFTLRESVPAHVKPNEQWLVFNESLKSSDPIAVLNTPEMYDPEIVYCLDNISQYVEQAQFAMNIGDKTLVTEFSTAQFNSATRWILRNGDQQVAAYALPATCRPEGFLTAKEKGTLIYLAPQEERHFTVRTGIQ, from the coding sequence ATGATGATTACGATTCCTTTATACAAAGCGCAGTTCAACCATGAGAAACGCATAGTTGCCCATTCTGCCCACTTTGAAATCAATGGGTTCAAATATAACTCTGGTGTTGAAGCGTTAGAAATCAAAAACAGCAAAGGACGTTTAGTGATTTTGCCTTTTATGGGGCAGATGATTTGGGATGCGGAGTTTCTGGATACGGATCTGTGTATGAAGAACATGTTCCGAGAGCCAAAGCCTGCAAAATCGATCATTGAAACCTATGGCTGCTTTGCGTTTCATGCCGGCATGATCCGTATGGGGTGTCCGACACCGCAAGACGACCATGTTTTACATGGTGAAATGCCGTGTGCAAATATGGACAGCGCTTGGTTAGAGATTGAAGACGACGCGGTTACCATTAAAGGCAGCTACGAATATGTGATGGGTTTTGGTGATCACTATTTAGCTAAACCTGCTGTGCGATTGGAAAAAGACGCAAGCTTGTTTGATATTTCGATGACGGTGAAAAACTTGGCGTCCGTTGCGATGCCGCTGCAATATATGTGTCATATCAATGCTGCGTATGTTGATAATGCCGTAATGACACAAAACTTACCGAATCGTACATTTACCTTGCGTGAGAGTGTGCCTGCCCATGTTAAACCTAACGAACAATGGTTAGTGTTTAACGAGTCGTTAAAAAGCTCTGACCCAATTGCAGTGCTTAATACACCAGAGATGTATGACCCTGAGATTGTTTATTGCTTGGATAACATTTCACAGTATGTTGAACAGGCTCAGTTCGCGATGAATATTGGCGACAAAACGCTGGTGACTGAGTTTAGTACGGCTCAATTTAACAGTGCAACCCGTTGGATTTTGCGTAATGGTGATCAGCAAGTTGCGGCTTATGCATTGCCAGCAACATGTCGCCCAGAAGGGTTCCTCACGGCAAAAGAAAAAGGCACATTAATCTATTTAGCCCCGCAAGAAGAGCGTCACTTTACTGTACGTACCGGGATTCAATAA
- the fucP gene encoding L-fucose:H+ symporter permease, whose translation MDGYLNKTPLFQFILLSSVFALWSAAAALNDVLITQFKSIFHLSNFASALVQSAFYGAYFLVAIPASMVVKKTSYKLAILLGLALYIFGCLMFFPASHAGTYTMFLAAIFCIAIGLSFLETSCNTYSAMIGEPERATLRLNVSHTINAMGYIVGLLLGKHLIFQEGVDVEHMMATLTGPELEMFKEQVLQQTLEPYKWLVGIIATVATLIAITEYPNCKAVTDKKDDQPSFGETLAYLAGNKRFFKGIGTQFAYVGMQVAVWSFTIRLALEMDSTMVEHDAANYLLYAFIMYFLGKLLANYLFTKTSQENVLMGYAGIGFLCLLYVTFVPNFSAVWVAVGTSALFAPCWATIFASTLQSVDTRYTETAGGFVVMSIIGGAAIPVVQGLLADSVGMQTSFIVSAACFAIVFCYFMSEKKYKQAYNYVPANA comes from the coding sequence GTGGACGGATACTTAAATAAAACACCGCTATTCCAATTCATCTTATTGTCTTCAGTATTTGCGCTTTGGTCTGCAGCAGCAGCGCTAAACGATGTGCTGATCACTCAGTTTAAATCAATTTTCCACCTGTCAAACTTTGCTTCTGCGCTGGTGCAATCAGCGTTCTATGGTGCTTATTTCCTAGTGGCAATTCCGGCTTCGATGGTCGTAAAGAAAACCTCTTATAAATTAGCGATTTTACTTGGTTTGGCATTGTATATTTTTGGCTGTTTGATGTTCTTCCCAGCATCACACGCCGGTACGTACACCATGTTCCTAGCGGCGATTTTCTGTATCGCAATTGGCCTCTCGTTCCTTGAAACCTCCTGTAATACCTATTCAGCCATGATCGGTGAGCCAGAGCGTGCAACTTTGCGCCTGAACGTGTCTCATACCATTAATGCGATGGGTTACATTGTTGGTCTGCTACTAGGTAAACATCTTATCTTCCAAGAGGGTGTTGACGTTGAACATATGATGGCGACATTAACAGGTCCAGAGCTAGAAATGTTTAAAGAGCAAGTACTGCAACAAACATTAGAGCCGTACAAATGGTTGGTAGGTATCATTGCGACGGTCGCAACGCTTATTGCCATCACCGAATATCCAAACTGTAAAGCAGTGACAGATAAGAAAGACGATCAACCAAGCTTTGGTGAAACTCTGGCTTACCTTGCAGGCAACAAGCGCTTCTTTAAAGGTATCGGTACTCAGTTTGCTTACGTTGGTATGCAAGTAGCAGTATGGTCATTCACCATTCGTCTTGCCCTAGAAATGGACTCAACGATGGTTGAGCACGATGCTGCAAACTACCTACTGTATGCATTCATTATGTACTTCTTAGGTAAACTGCTGGCTAACTACCTATTCACTAAAACATCACAAGAAAACGTATTGATGGGTTATGCGGGTATTGGTTTCTTATGTTTGCTGTACGTGACATTTGTTCCTAACTTCAGCGCTGTATGGGTGGCTGTAGGTACTTCAGCACTGTTTGCGCCTTGTTGGGCAACCATCTTTGCGTCAACGCTACAATCGGTGGATACCCGTTACACTGAAACGGCGGGTGGCTTTGTTGTGATGTCGATTATCGGTGGTGCAGCGATTCCAGTTGTACAAGGGTTACTTGCAGACTCTGTTGGTATGCAAACATCATTTATCGTAAGCGCAGCGTGTTTCGCTATTGTCTTTTGCTACTTCATGAGTGAGAAGAAATACAAACAAGCATACAACTACGTTCCTGCTAACGCTTAA